A portion of the Trachemys scripta elegans isolate TJP31775 chromosome 9, CAS_Tse_1.0, whole genome shotgun sequence genome contains these proteins:
- the TENT5D gene encoding terminal nucleotidyltransferase 5D yields the protein MTEDLDHRFSSLTWDQIKILDQVLTEVIPIHGRGNFPTLEVKPKDIIHVVKEQLIEKQITVRDIRLNGSTASHILVKQNGTSYKDLDIIFGVELPSEQEFQVVKEAVLNCLLDFLPKCVNKEKITAQTMKDAYVQKMVKVSTDHDRWSLISLSNNSGKNVELKFVNSLRRQFEFSVDSFQIILDSMLNVYSDTECELTEDLHPTIIAESMYGDFNEAMDHLKYKLISTRNPEEIRGGGLLKYSNLLVRDFKPADEAEIKSLERYMCSRFFIDFPDVAEQQRKIESYLRNHFIGEEKSKYDYLMTLRGVVNESTVCLMGHERRQTLNMITILALKVLGEQNIIPNAANVTCYYQPAPYISDRNFNNYYVAHGQPPVIYQPYPFHIQMQSGMV from the coding sequence ATGACTGAGGATTTAGATCACAGATTCAGTAGTCTCACTTGGGATCAGATAAAAATACTGGATCAAGTATTAACTGAGGTAATACCCATTCATGGAAGAGGAAATTTTCCAACACTGGAAGTAAAGCCAAAGGATATCATTCATGTTGTAAAGGAGCAGCTTATTGAGAAGCAAATCACTGTTAGAGACATCCGCCTGAATGGTTCAACAGCTAGTCACATCCTTGTGAAACAGAATGGAACTAGCTACAAAGACCTGGACATCATTTTTGGTGTTGAATTACCAAGTGAACAAGAATTTCAGGTTGTTAAGGAGGCAGTGCTGAATTGCCTACTGGACTTTTTACCAAAATGTGTCAATAAAGAAAAGATCACTGCTCAGACTATGAAAGATGCATATGTGCAAAAGATGGTCAAAGTCTCCACTGATCACGACCGCTGGAGCCTCATCTCATTGTCAAACAACAGTGGAAAGAATGTAGAACTAAAATTTGTAAACTCACTCAGACGACAGTTTGAATTTAGCGTTGACTCCTTTCAAATAATACTGGACTCCATGTTAAATGTTTACAGTGATACAGAATGTGAATTGACAGAAGACTTACATCCCACCATTATTGCAGAGAGCATGTATGGAGACTTCAATGAGGCAATGGaccatttaaaatacaaacttaTTTCCACAAGGAACCCTGAAGAAATCAGAGGTGGAGGCCTTCTGAAATACAGCAACCTTCTGGTTCGTGACTTTAAGCCAGCAGATGAGGCTGAAATTAAATCTTTAGAACGTTATATGTGTTCTAGATTCTTCATTGATTTTCCTGATGTCGCTGAGCAGCAAAGGAAAATTGAGTCATATTTGCGCAACCATTTCATTGGGGAAGAAAAGAGCAAGTATGACTACCTGATGACTCTGCGCGGAGTTGTAAATGAGAGCACAGTCTGTCTCATGGGACATGAACGACGACAAACTCTGAACATGATTACAATTCTCGCTTTAAAAGTACTTGGAGAACAAAACATCATCCCAAATGCAGCCAACGTAACATGCTACTATCAGCCCGCTCCATATATCAGTGACAGGAACTTCAACAATTACTATGTTGCTCATGGACAGCCACCTGTCATATACCAGCCATATCCATTTCATATACAAATGCAAAGTGGAATGGTTTAG